One Pseudomonas abieticivorans genomic region harbors:
- a CDS encoding protein phosphatase CheZ has product MEHNNSSLGDFESTLKKHAQQLVESLEKGKFGDAVQLIHELNQTRDRGLYQEVGKLTRELHSAIVNFQIDPHMPQAEEVSQITDATERLSYVVRLTEGAANRTMDLVEQSTPVVNELSAEAMSLRVDWQRFMRKEIAAPEFRELVQRVDSFLVKSEQGNRQVSGALNDILLAQDYQDLTGQVIKRVTQLVTEVESNLLKLVLMASQVDRFAGIEHDHAQLREEKNQEKHPTRGEGPQIHADKREDVVSGQDDVDDLLSSLGF; this is encoded by the coding sequence ATGGAGCATAACAATTCATCTTTGGGCGACTTTGAGTCGACCCTGAAGAAACACGCCCAGCAGTTGGTCGAAAGCCTTGAAAAAGGCAAGTTCGGCGACGCTGTGCAACTGATCCATGAGCTGAACCAGACCCGTGATCGTGGCCTGTATCAGGAAGTCGGCAAGCTGACCCGCGAGCTGCACAGTGCGATCGTCAATTTTCAGATTGACCCGCACATGCCGCAAGCCGAGGAAGTCTCGCAGATCACCGATGCCACCGAGCGCCTGTCCTACGTGGTCAGGCTCACCGAGGGTGCGGCCAACCGCACCATGGACCTGGTCGAGCAAAGCACGCCGGTGGTCAATGAGCTCAGCGCCGAGGCCATGAGCCTGCGGGTCGACTGGCAGCGCTTCATGCGCAAGGAAATCGCTGCGCCGGAGTTTCGCGAACTGGTGCAACGGGTCGACAGTTTCCTGGTCAAGAGCGAGCAGGGCAACCGTCAGGTGTCCGGCGCGCTGAACGATATCCTGCTGGCCCAGGACTACCAGGACCTCACCGGCCAGGTGATCAAGCGCGTGACGCAGTTGGTGACCGAAGTGGAGAGCAACCTGCTCAAGCTGGTGCTCATGGCCAGCCAGGTAGACCGCTTTGCCGGTATCGAACACGACCACGCACAGCTGCGCGAAGAAAAAAATCAGGAAAAACATCCAACTCGGGGTGAAGGTCCGCAGATTCATGCCGATAAGCGTGAAGACGTTGTGTCCGGTCAGGACGATGTCGACGATCTGCTATCCAGTCTTGGTTTCTAA
- a CDS encoding chemotaxis response regulator CheY: MKILIVDDFSTMRRIIKNLLRDLGFTNTQEADDGNTALPMLHSGAFDFLVTDWNMPGMSGIDLLRQVRADDRLKHLPVLMVTAEAKREQIIEAAQAGVNGYVVKPFTAQVLKEKIEKIFERVNS, from the coding sequence ATGAAAATCCTCATCGTTGACGACTTCTCGACGATGCGGCGGATCATCAAGAACCTGTTGCGTGACCTGGGCTTCACCAATACCCAGGAAGCCGACGATGGCAACACCGCGCTGCCAATGCTGCACAGCGGTGCCTTCGACTTCCTGGTGACCGACTGGAACATGCCAGGCATGTCGGGTATCGACCTGCTGCGCCAAGTGCGTGCCGACGATCGCCTCAAGCACCTCCCGGTGTTGATGGTGACTGCTGAAGCCAAGCGCGAGCAAATCATCGAAGCGGCCCAGGCCGGCGTCAACGGCTACGTGGTCAAGCCATTCACCGCACAAGTGCTGAAAGAGAAGATCGAAAAGATCTTTGAGCGCGTCAATAGCTGA
- the fliA gene encoding RNA polymerase sigma factor FliA, protein MSASGYRMYSKASRESQQYELIERYAPLVKRIAYHLLARLPASVQVEDLIQAGMIGLLEVSTKYDSTKGASFETYAGIRIRGAMLDEVRKGDWAPRSVHRNTRMVSDAIRAIESKTGRDAKDHEVAAELQLSLDDYYGILNDTLGSRLFSFDDLLQDGEHEGLHEDGASAGLEPSRDLEDERFQAALADAIANLPERERLVLALYYDEELNLKEIGEVLGVSESRVSQLHSQCAARLRGRLGEWRAR, encoded by the coding sequence ATGAGCGCCAGCGGCTACCGGATGTACAGCAAGGCCTCCCGCGAGTCTCAGCAGTACGAATTGATCGAGCGCTATGCGCCCCTGGTCAAGCGCATTGCCTACCACTTGCTGGCGCGCTTGCCAGCCAGCGTCCAGGTCGAAGACCTGATCCAGGCGGGCATGATCGGCTTGCTCGAAGTGTCGACCAAGTACGACTCCACCAAGGGCGCGAGCTTTGAGACCTATGCCGGCATTCGTATCCGCGGGGCCATGCTCGATGAAGTGCGCAAGGGCGATTGGGCACCGCGCTCGGTGCACCGCAATACGCGCATGGTCAGTGACGCAATCCGGGCAATCGAGTCAAAAACCGGGCGTGACGCTAAAGATCACGAGGTTGCGGCCGAACTCCAATTAAGCCTGGATGATTATTACGGGATTTTGAACGACACCTTGGGCAGCCGCCTTTTCAGTTTCGACGACCTGTTGCAGGACGGCGAGCACGAAGGCCTGCATGAGGATGGTGCCAGCGCGGGCCTGGAGCCCTCGCGGGACCTGGAAGACGAGCGCTTCCAGGCAGCCTTGGCCGACGCGATCGCCAACCTTCCGGAGCGTGAGCGCCTGGTATTGGCCCTCTATTACGACGAGGAGCTGAACCTCAAGGAGATTGGCGAAGTGCTGGGCGTGAGTGAGTCTCGCGTCAGCCAGTTGCACAGCCAGTGTGCTGCGCGGTTGCGAGGGCGCCTGGGGGAATGGCGCGCGCGCTGA
- the fleN gene encoding flagellar synthesis regulator FleN, with the protein MGSMHPVQVIAVTGGKGGVGKTNVSVNLSLALAELGRRVMLLDADLGLANVDVLLGLTPKRTLADVIEGRCELRDVLLQGPGGIRIVPAASGTQSMVHLTPAQHAGLIQAFSDIGDNLDVLVIDTAAGIGDSVVSFVRAAQEVLLVVCDEPTSITDAYALIKLLNRDYGMNRFRVLANMAQSPQEGRNLFAKLTKVTDRFLDVALQYVGAVPYDECVRKAVQKQRAVYEAFPRSKCALAFKAIAQKVDTWPLPANPRGHLEFFVERLVQQTSAGPVS; encoded by the coding sequence ATGGGCAGCATGCATCCCGTACAGGTGATCGCGGTGACCGGCGGCAAAGGTGGCGTCGGCAAGACTAACGTGTCAGTGAACTTGTCCCTGGCCCTGGCAGAGCTTGGCCGTCGGGTCATGCTGCTGGACGCCGACCTGGGGCTGGCGAACGTCGACGTCCTGCTGGGCCTGACGCCCAAGCGAACCCTGGCCGACGTGATCGAAGGGCGCTGCGAGCTGCGCGACGTACTGTTGCAGGGGCCGGGTGGCATCCGCATCGTGCCGGCCGCTTCCGGTACCCAGAGCATGGTGCACCTCACGCCGGCGCAGCACGCAGGCCTGATCCAGGCGTTCAGCGACATTGGCGACAACCTCGATGTGCTGGTGATCGACACCGCTGCCGGCATTGGTGACTCGGTGGTCAGTTTCGTCCGCGCCGCGCAAGAAGTATTGCTGGTGGTGTGCGATGAGCCCACGTCCATCACCGACGCCTACGCGTTGATCAAGTTGCTTAACCGCGACTACGGCATGAACCGTTTCCGGGTGCTGGCCAACATGGCGCAGAGCCCGCAGGAAGGTCGCAACCTGTTCGCCAAGTTGACCAAGGTTACCGACCGCTTCCTCGACGTTGCCCTGCAGTACGTGGGCGCCGTGCCTTATGACGAGTGCGTGCGCAAGGCGGTGCAAAAGCAGCGCGCCGTGTACGAGGCGTTCCCGCGTTCCAAATGCGCCCTGGCGTTCAAGGCCATCGCGCAGAAGGTCGACACCTGGCCGTTGCCAGCCAACCCACGTGGGCATCTGGAGTTCTTTGTCGAACGCCTGGTGCAGCAAACCAGCGCAGGGCCCGTCTCATGA
- the flhF gene encoding flagellar biosynthesis protein FlhF, producing the protein MQVKRFFAADMRQAMKLVRDELGADAAIIGNRRIAGGVELTAALDYKLSALAPRVPNIELEDELRKTQSRIVTAQAGLGAGSESEATTNRQLFAGLPLTASEPLVEPHFEEPARPYVAPPAQATVDQRLFDSMRSELNGLRELLEVQLGSLAWTQLQGSKPQQANLWRRLQRIGLSGPLSRELLAMVGDIEEPRQAWRMLLAHLARMIMTPEAEPLEEGGVIAMVGPAGMGKTTTLAKLAARYVLKYGAQNIALVSMDSFRIGAQEQLKTLGRILNVSVTHVDPGQSLAQALEPLLRKRVVLIDTAGLQASDPALRMQLESLAGRGIRARNYLVLATTSQKQVLTAAYHSYKRCGLAGCILTKLDESASLGEVLSLAISHELPVAYLTDGPRIPDDLHLPRRHQLVSRAVNVQMQDEPSEEAMADMFADLYHSPSKRVG; encoded by the coding sequence ATGCAAGTTAAGCGTTTTTTCGCCGCCGATATGCGTCAGGCCATGAAACTGGTCCGCGATGAGCTGGGCGCCGATGCCGCGATCATCGGCAACCGTCGGATCGCCGGCGGTGTCGAGCTCACGGCTGCGCTGGACTACAAACTGTCCGCGCTGGCGCCACGGGTACCAAACATCGAACTCGAGGATGAGCTGCGCAAGACCCAGTCGCGCATCGTCACTGCGCAAGCAGGCCTGGGTGCCGGCAGCGAAAGCGAAGCCACTACCAATCGCCAGTTGTTCGCCGGCTTGCCGCTGACGGCGTCGGAGCCTTTGGTGGAGCCACACTTCGAGGAGCCTGCGCGCCCTTACGTCGCGCCACCGGCGCAGGCGACGGTAGACCAGCGGCTGTTCGACTCCATGCGCTCGGAACTCAATGGTTTGCGCGAGCTGCTGGAAGTGCAATTGGGCTCCCTGGCCTGGACGCAACTGCAAGGCAGCAAGCCGCAGCAGGCCAACCTGTGGCGTCGCCTGCAGCGCATCGGCCTGTCGGGCCCGCTGTCACGCGAGCTGCTGGCCATGGTGGGCGACATCGAAGAGCCGCGCCAAGCGTGGCGGATGCTTCTGGCGCACTTGGCGCGTATGATTATGACCCCCGAGGCAGAGCCTTTGGAGGAGGGCGGGGTGATCGCCATGGTCGGCCCGGCAGGCATGGGCAAGACCACGACGCTGGCCAAGCTGGCTGCCCGTTACGTACTCAAGTACGGTGCGCAGAACATCGCACTGGTGAGCATGGACAGCTTTCGCATTGGTGCCCAGGAGCAACTCAAGACCCTGGGGCGTATTCTCAATGTGTCGGTGACCCATGTAGACCCCGGCCAGTCACTGGCCCAGGCGCTGGAGCCGTTGCTGCGCAAGCGTGTGGTGTTGATCGACACCGCGGGCTTGCAAGCCAGCGACCCGGCCCTGCGCATGCAGCTGGAAAGCCTGGCAGGCCGGGGCATCCGCGCACGCAATTACCTGGTACTGGCTACAACCAGTCAAAAGCAGGTATTGACCGCGGCGTATCACAGTTACAAGCGTTGCGGCCTGGCTGGATGTATTCTGACCAAGCTGGATGAAAGTGCCAGCCTCGGCGAAGTGCTGAGCCTGGCGATCAGTCATGAATTACCAGTGGCCTATCTCACCGATGGGCCACGTATTCCGGACGATTTGCACCTGCCGCGCCGGCATCAGTTGGTCAGCCGTGCGGTCAACGTGCAAATGCAGGATGAGCCCAGTGAAGAGGCCATGGCCGATATGTTCGCTGATCTCTACCACAGCCCGAGTAAACGTGTTGGCTGA